From the genome of Mycobacterium dioxanotrophicus, one region includes:
- a CDS encoding cysteine peptidase family C39 domain-containing protein: MTPAQLAALGLRQRDGVTCGPTVAVVAGVLMDPAYRATLLGPGGREWFSAEQHRVHDEINLLWPRRLGATPAGMAQALTRHSAGVAYRWRPFRGNQDGLADVLAALDTGRPVAILVGGHGIPRHWVLIVAAAGNVLQCYEPSSGMVVPVDIAAIREARLTGLGFPRPFAFVLPRLSR, from the coding sequence GTGACACCGGCACAGCTGGCCGCGCTGGGATTGCGGCAACGTGACGGTGTCACCTGCGGCCCGACCGTCGCGGTGGTGGCGGGCGTGCTGATGGATCCGGCATACCGCGCGACCTTGCTCGGGCCCGGAGGTCGGGAGTGGTTCTCCGCCGAGCAGCATCGGGTCCACGACGAGATCAACCTCCTATGGCCCCGCCGGCTCGGGGCGACACCGGCAGGCATGGCGCAGGCGCTGACCCGCCACAGCGCCGGAGTCGCCTACCGGTGGCGGCCTTTTCGCGGGAATCAAGATGGTTTGGCCGATGTCCTGGCTGCGCTCGATACCGGGCGTCCGGTCGCCATACTGGTCGGTGGTCACGGAATCCCACGGCACTGGGTGCTGATCGTGGCGGCGGCCGGCAACGTGCTGCAGTGTTACGAGCCGTCATCGGGAATGGTGGTGCCCGTCGACATCGCGGCGATCCGCGAAGCACGTCTCACCGGGCTCGGATTTCCCCGGCCGTTCGCGTTCGTCCTGCCGCGCCTGAGTCGGTGA
- a CDS encoding IS110 family RNA-guided transposase produces MEATTMVVVGADVHKRTHTFVAVDAVGRRLGEKVVKATTQGHRQAVQWARNQFGTELVWAIEDCRHLSARLERDLLTADQKVVRVPPKMMAHARASARTRGKSDPIDALAVARAYLREPDLPVASHDEISRELKLLVDRREDLVAQRTATINRLLWRVHELDPDRAPKPASLDRAKHRKLLSDWLGTLDGLVAELARDELSDITRLTEQINVLAKRITERVRDVAPVLLAMPGCGELTAAKIIGETAGVTRFKSEAAFARHSGVAPIPVWSGNTAGRVRMTRSGNRQLNAALHRIAITQIRLDGLGQAYYRKRLAAGDSTTEALRCLKRRLARVVFGHLHTDHQTRQQPCQPAAA; encoded by the coding sequence ATGGAGGCAACCACCATGGTTGTTGTTGGAGCCGATGTGCACAAGCGCACGCATACCTTCGTCGCCGTTGACGCGGTCGGACGCAGACTCGGCGAGAAAGTCGTCAAGGCCACGACGCAGGGGCATCGTCAGGCGGTGCAGTGGGCCCGGAACCAGTTCGGTACGGAGTTGGTGTGGGCGATCGAGGATTGCCGACACTTGTCGGCGCGGTTGGAACGCGATTTGTTGACGGCCGATCAAAAGGTGGTGCGGGTACCGCCGAAAATGATGGCCCATGCCCGGGCGTCAGCGCGTACGCGCGGCAAGTCTGATCCGATCGACGCGCTGGCAGTTGCACGAGCTTACTTGCGTGAACCGGACTTGCCAGTGGCCTCTCACGACGAAATCTCGCGCGAGTTGAAATTGTTGGTAGACCGACGCGAAGACCTTGTGGCGCAACGGACGGCGACTATCAATCGGTTGCTGTGGCGGGTTCATGAATTGGATCCCGATCGGGCTCCGAAACCGGCGTCGTTGGATCGTGCCAAACACCGCAAGCTTCTCAGCGATTGGCTAGGCACCCTGGACGGCCTCGTCGCCGAGCTGGCCCGCGACGAGCTGTCCGACATCACCCGACTCACCGAGCAGATCAACGTCTTGGCCAAGCGCATCACTGAACGCGTGCGCGATGTTGCCCCGGTGCTGCTGGCGATGCCGGGCTGTGGAGAGCTGACCGCAGCCAAGATCATCGGCGAAACAGCCGGCGTCACCAGATTCAAAAGCGAAGCAGCCTTCGCCCGCCACAGCGGCGTGGCACCGATCCCGGTCTGGTCAGGCAACACTGCCGGCCGGGTCCGGATGACCCGCTCAGGCAACCGTCAACTCAACGCCGCCCTACACCGCATCGCAATCACCCAGATCCGTCTGGACGGCCTCGGCCAGGCCTACTACCGAAAGCGGCTGGCCGCCGGCGATTCCACCACCGAAGCGCTGCGCTGCCTCAAACGCCGCCTCGCCCGGGTGGTCTTCGGCCACCTCCACACCGACCACCAAACCCGACAACAGCCATGCCAACCGGCAGCGGCTTGA
- a CDS encoding class I SAM-dependent methyltransferase has translation MLTVDFDRLGIGPGTSVIDVGCGAGRHTFEAYWRGADVIGFDQSVSDLNDVETMLRAMRDEGHVPLSAKGEAVKGDALDLPYADESFDCVIASEILEHVPEDDRAIAELVRVLKPGGALAITVPRWLPEKVCWLLSDEYHANEGGHIRIYRADALRDKVLAHGLELTHTHHAHALHSPYWWLKCLVGTDKNDHPAVKAYHQLLVWDMMGRPLLTRTAESLLNPVIGKSVAMYFTKPAVNVATA, from the coding sequence GTGCTGACCGTTGATTTCGACCGGCTCGGGATCGGGCCGGGCACATCGGTGATCGATGTCGGCTGCGGTGCCGGCCGGCACACCTTCGAGGCCTACTGGCGCGGTGCCGACGTGATCGGCTTCGACCAGAGCGTGTCGGACCTCAACGACGTCGAGACGATGCTGCGCGCCATGCGCGACGAGGGGCATGTTCCACTCTCGGCCAAGGGGGAGGCCGTCAAGGGCGACGCGCTCGACCTTCCGTATGCCGACGAAAGTTTCGACTGCGTGATCGCCTCGGAGATCCTCGAACACGTGCCCGAGGACGACCGCGCCATCGCCGAACTGGTGCGGGTGCTCAAACCCGGTGGTGCACTGGCCATCACGGTGCCACGCTGGCTACCGGAGAAGGTGTGCTGGCTGCTGTCCGATGAATACCACGCCAACGAGGGCGGACACATCCGGATCTATCGCGCCGATGCGTTGCGCGACAAGGTGCTGGCGCACGGTCTGGAGCTGACCCATACCCATCACGCCCACGCCCTGCACTCGCCGTACTGGTGGCTGAAATGCCTTGTGGGGACCGATAAGAACGATCATCCGGCCGTCAAGGCGTATCACCAACTGCTGGTGTGGGACATGATGGGCAGGCCGTTGCTGACCAGGACGGCCGAGTCGCTGCTCAACCCGGTGATCGGTAAGAGCGTCGCGATGTATTTCACCAAACCGGCGGTGAACGTTGCGACTGCCTGA
- a CDS encoding prenyltransferase — protein sequence MAGVLTPAACRQTAESIAATQETSGALPWFDGGHTDPWDHVENAMALTAAGLIEPARAAFDWCRTGQRPDGSWPIQLRSGVIEDANSDSNFCAYVATGVWHHVLVTRDRRFAETMWPVVTAAIDFVLGLQASGGEIYWASTPSGPVREALLTGCASIYHSIRCGLALADYLDDPQPEWEVALGRLGHTIVAHPEAFSAKDTHAMEWYYPVLGGALQGAAALARIEERWNDFVVAGLGIRCVDHRPWVTGAETCELVMALDAIGDTRRAHQQFTAMQHLREADGSYWTGLVFADGKRWPEERTTWTGAAMILAADALSSTTPASGIFRGEGLPRGLEGEFDCECVVSDR from the coding sequence GTGGCGGGTGTCCTGACGCCTGCCGCGTGCCGCCAGACAGCAGAGTCGATCGCGGCGACCCAGGAGACCTCAGGCGCCCTGCCGTGGTTCGACGGCGGGCACACCGACCCGTGGGATCACGTCGAGAATGCCATGGCGCTCACCGCAGCCGGGCTCATCGAACCGGCGAGGGCCGCGTTCGACTGGTGCCGCACCGGGCAGCGGCCGGACGGCTCGTGGCCGATCCAATTGCGCTCCGGCGTCATCGAGGACGCCAACAGCGACAGCAACTTCTGCGCCTACGTGGCGACCGGGGTCTGGCATCACGTGCTGGTCACCCGGGACCGCCGGTTCGCCGAGACGATGTGGCCCGTGGTGACCGCGGCCATCGACTTCGTCCTCGGATTGCAAGCCTCCGGTGGCGAGATCTACTGGGCCAGTACGCCCTCGGGCCCGGTGCGTGAGGCGCTGCTGACGGGCTGCGCGAGCATCTATCACAGCATCCGGTGCGGATTGGCACTCGCCGACTACCTCGACGATCCTCAGCCGGAATGGGAGGTGGCGCTGGGGCGACTCGGCCACACCATCGTCGCGCATCCGGAAGCCTTCTCCGCCAAGGACACCCACGCCATGGAGTGGTACTACCCGGTGCTGGGCGGTGCACTGCAGGGAGCGGCCGCCCTGGCTCGTATCGAGGAACGCTGGAACGACTTCGTGGTGGCAGGGCTGGGCATCCGGTGCGTGGATCACCGGCCGTGGGTCACCGGCGCCGAGACGTGCGAACTGGTGATGGCACTGGACGCCATCGGTGACACCCGGCGCGCGCACCAGCAGTTCACGGCCATGCAGCACCTGCGGGAGGCTGACGGATCCTATTGGACCGGACTGGTTTTCGCCGACGGCAAACGCTGGCCCGAGGAACGCACCACCTGGACGGGCGCGGCGATGATCCTGGCTGCCGACGCGCTGTCGTCGACCACGCCTGCCAGTGGAATCTTCCGGGGCGAGGGCCTACCGCGGGGCCTGGAAGGCGAATTCGACTGCGAGTGCGTCGTCAGCGACCGCTGA
- a CDS encoding VOC family protein — protein MDITISSSFLPQNDPEAARTFYRDILGFEIRKDVGYNGMHWITVGPADQPDVSIVLFPPAATPGITDEEQRVIAEMMAKGTFASLLLATKDLDSTFERLQATDAEIIQEPTDQPYGIRDCALRDPAGNLIRLQEIR, from the coding sequence ATGGACATCACCATCAGCTCAAGCTTCCTCCCGCAGAACGACCCGGAGGCCGCCAGGACCTTCTACCGCGACATCCTCGGTTTCGAAATCCGCAAGGACGTCGGCTACAACGGCATGCATTGGATCACGGTCGGACCGGCAGACCAGCCCGATGTCTCCATCGTGTTGTTCCCGCCGGCGGCCACGCCTGGTATCACCGACGAAGAGCAACGCGTCATCGCCGAGATGATGGCCAAGGGCACCTTCGCGAGCCTGCTCCTGGCCACCAAGGACCTCGACAGCACCTTCGAGAGACTGCAGGCGACGGACGCGGAGATCATCCAGGAACCGACCGATCAGCCGTACGGCATCCGCGACTGTGCGTTGCGTGACCCGGCCGGCAACCTCATCCGCCTGCAGGAGATCCGCTGA
- a CDS encoding TetR/AcrR family transcriptional regulator: MTAALAGSGPPAGTDAFRLRLLDGLAAAITDKGYRETTVADVVRHARTSKRTFYNQFSSKEACFIELLRLNNARLVGEIRTAVDADAPWQDQIAQAVGAYVDHIESAPAVTLSWIRELPALGAEARPLQREAMRELTDLLIDLSANAGFRHAELPELTRPMAIILLGGLRELTAMIVEDGREIREIYGPAMAASQAILGPRADSAEHQSR, encoded by the coding sequence ATGACTGCTGCACTCGCGGGTTCCGGGCCTCCCGCCGGGACGGACGCCTTCCGGCTGCGACTGCTCGACGGGCTCGCGGCAGCGATCACCGACAAGGGCTATCGCGAAACCACGGTGGCCGACGTCGTCCGGCACGCGCGCACCTCCAAGCGCACCTTCTACAACCAGTTCTCCAGCAAGGAAGCGTGTTTCATCGAGCTGCTGCGGCTCAACAACGCGCGGCTGGTCGGCGAGATCCGGACCGCCGTCGACGCCGACGCGCCCTGGCAGGACCAGATCGCACAAGCCGTCGGCGCCTACGTCGACCACATCGAATCCGCCCCCGCCGTCACCTTGAGCTGGATCCGGGAACTGCCCGCGCTGGGCGCCGAGGCGCGGCCGCTGCAGCGCGAAGCCATGCGTGAACTCACCGATCTGCTCATCGATCTCAGTGCGAACGCCGGCTTCCGGCATGCCGAACTACCCGAGTTGACCCGCCCGATGGCGATCATCCTGCTCGGCGGGCTGCGTGAGCTGACCGCGATGATCGTCGAAGACGGCCGAGAGATCCGCGAGATCTACGGTCCCGCCATGGCCGCGTCACAGGCCATCCTCGGCCCACGCGCCGATTCAGCCGAGCATCAGTCGCGCTGA
- a CDS encoding TetR/AcrR family transcriptional regulator: MSDPALESTRRRLTARQADTVERLGRAAVELISREGFAGLTVRRVAAEAGVGSATAYTYFSSKEHLVAEVFWRRLAGAPPAPHTSPDPATRVVEVLQHIASLVADEPEFAGAVTNALLGRDPDVEVLRQRIGADIRGRLAAALGPDTDPDVIESLELLYSGALVRAGMGYEAYPAIARRLEKSARLMLG; the protein is encoded by the coding sequence GTGTCCGATCCGGCCTTGGAGTCGACTCGCCGTCGGCTGACCGCACGGCAAGCCGACACCGTCGAACGTCTGGGCCGCGCCGCGGTCGAGCTCATCAGCCGAGAAGGTTTCGCCGGGTTGACCGTGCGCCGGGTGGCGGCTGAGGCGGGCGTCGGATCGGCGACCGCCTATACGTACTTCTCCTCCAAGGAACACCTTGTCGCCGAGGTGTTCTGGCGCAGGCTCGCCGGCGCACCGCCCGCGCCGCACACCTCGCCGGACCCCGCGACCCGGGTGGTGGAGGTGCTGCAGCACATCGCATCGCTGGTGGCCGACGAGCCGGAATTCGCCGGTGCGGTGACCAATGCCCTGCTCGGCAGGGATCCCGATGTCGAGGTCCTGCGCCAGCGCATCGGTGCCGACATCCGTGGTCGGCTCGCCGCCGCGCTGGGCCCGGACACCGACCCCGACGTCATCGAATCGCTGGAGCTGCTCTACTCCGGGGCGCTCGTGCGGGCCGGAATGGGTTACGAGGCGTACCCGGCGATCGCGCGGCGACTGGAGAAATCAGCGCGACTGATGCTCGGCTGA
- a CDS encoding ATP-binding cassette domain-containing protein: protein MAVTKGAKTTQLHPADTHDLIRVHGARVNNLKDISVELPKRRLTVFTGVSGSGKSSLVFSTIAAESQRLINETYSSFVQGFMPNLARPEVDVLDGLTTAIIVDQQRMGTDPRSTVGTATDTGALLRILFSRIGKPYIGSPQAFSFNVASISGAGAVTVSKGGRTTKERRSFSITGGMCPRCEGRGSVSDIDLTALYDDSKSLNENALTIPGYSMDGWYGRIYRGCGYFDPDKPIRKFTKKELDALLYKEPTRIKVDGVNLTYAGLIPQIQKSFLAKDVDAMQPHIRAFVERAVTFAVCPDCDGTRLTAAARSSKIKGHNIAEVCAMQISDLADWINGIDDKSVAPLLASLRHTLDSFVTIWLGYLSLDRPSGTLSGGEAQRTKMIRHLGSSLTDVTYVFDEPTIGLHPHDIARMNELLLALRDKGNTVLVVEHKPEAIAIADHVVDLGPGAGTAGGTVCFEGTVEELRASDTVTGRHLDDRAALKPEVRKADGALQIRGAGTHNLRDVDVDIPLGVLVVVTGVAGSGKSSLIDGSVSGRDGVVTVDQAPIRGSRRSNPATYTGLLEPIRKAFAKANGVKPALFSANSEGACPSCNGAGLIYTDLGVMATVESPCEVCEGRRFDASVLDYTFGGRDISEVLAMPVAEATEFFASGEAKVPAAHKILERLGDVGLGYLSLGQPLTTLSGGERQRLKLATHMGDAGNVLILDEPTTGLHLADVDQLLALLDRLVDAGQSVIVIEHHQAVMAHADWIIDLGPGAGHDGGQVVFEGTPADLVAARATLTGKHLADYVGT, encoded by the coding sequence ATGGCAGTGACCAAGGGAGCCAAGACGACCCAGCTCCACCCGGCTGACACCCACGACCTCATCCGCGTGCACGGCGCACGCGTGAACAACCTCAAAGACATCAGCGTGGAGCTGCCCAAGCGGCGCCTGACGGTGTTCACCGGGGTGTCCGGCTCGGGGAAGAGTTCGCTGGTGTTCAGCACGATTGCCGCCGAGTCGCAGCGGCTGATCAACGAGACGTACAGCTCGTTCGTCCAGGGTTTCATGCCGAACCTGGCCCGGCCCGAGGTTGATGTGCTCGACGGCCTGACCACGGCGATCATCGTCGACCAGCAGCGGATGGGTACCGATCCACGCTCCACGGTCGGTACGGCCACCGACACCGGGGCACTGCTGCGCATCCTGTTCAGCCGGATCGGCAAGCCCTATATCGGTTCACCGCAGGCATTTTCCTTCAATGTGGCATCGATCAGCGGCGCGGGCGCGGTCACCGTCTCCAAGGGCGGCCGCACCACCAAGGAACGCCGCAGCTTCAGCATCACCGGTGGGATGTGTCCGCGTTGCGAGGGCCGGGGCTCTGTCAGCGACATCGACCTGACCGCGTTGTACGACGACAGCAAGTCGCTCAACGAGAACGCCCTGACCATCCCCGGCTACAGCATGGACGGCTGGTACGGCCGGATCTACCGGGGCTGCGGCTATTTCGACCCGGACAAGCCGATCCGCAAGTTCACCAAGAAGGAACTCGACGCGCTGCTGTACAAGGAGCCCACCCGCATCAAGGTCGACGGCGTCAACCTGACCTACGCGGGGCTGATACCGCAGATCCAGAAGTCGTTCCTGGCCAAGGACGTCGACGCCATGCAGCCGCACATCCGCGCGTTCGTCGAGCGGGCCGTGACGTTCGCCGTCTGCCCCGACTGTGACGGCACCAGACTCACCGCGGCGGCCCGTTCGTCGAAGATCAAGGGGCACAACATCGCCGAGGTGTGCGCCATGCAGATCAGCGATCTCGCCGACTGGATCAACGGCATCGACGACAAATCGGTGGCGCCGCTGCTGGCGTCGTTGCGCCACACGCTGGACTCTTTCGTCACGATCTGGCTGGGGTACCTGTCGCTGGACCGTCCATCGGGCACGCTGTCGGGCGGAGAGGCCCAGCGCACCAAGATGATCCGGCATCTCGGATCGTCGCTCACCGACGTCACCTATGTATTCGACGAACCCACCATCGGGCTGCACCCGCATGACATCGCCCGGATGAACGAGCTGCTGCTCGCATTGCGGGACAAGGGCAACACGGTACTGGTCGTCGAACACAAGCCCGAGGCCATCGCGATCGCCGATCATGTCGTCGACCTCGGGCCCGGCGCGGGCACCGCGGGCGGCACCGTCTGCTTCGAGGGCACCGTCGAAGAGCTGCGAGCCAGCGACACCGTCACCGGACGGCATCTCGACGACCGGGCCGCGCTGAAACCGGAGGTCCGAAAGGCCGACGGCGCACTGCAGATCCGCGGCGCCGGCACGCACAATCTGCGCGACGTCGACGTGGACATCCCGCTCGGGGTGCTGGTCGTTGTCACCGGGGTGGCCGGATCGGGCAAGAGTTCGTTGATCGACGGATCGGTCTCGGGACGCGACGGCGTGGTGACGGTCGACCAGGCCCCGATCAGGGGTTCGCGGCGCAGCAACCCCGCCACCTACACGGGACTGCTGGAGCCCATCCGCAAGGCGTTCGCGAAGGCCAACGGCGTGAAACCTGCGCTGTTCAGCGCCAATTCGGAGGGTGCCTGCCCGTCGTGCAACGGCGCCGGGCTCATCTACACCGACCTCGGGGTGATGGCCACGGTCGAGTCGCCGTGCGAGGTGTGTGAAGGGCGCCGGTTCGACGCGTCGGTACTGGATTACACCTTCGGCGGTCGCGACATCAGCGAGGTGCTCGCGATGCCGGTCGCCGAGGCAACCGAGTTCTTCGCCAGCGGTGAGGCGAAAGTGCCTGCAGCGCACAAGATCCTGGAGCGGCTGGGCGATGTCGGCCTGGGCTATCTGAGCCTCGGCCAGCCGCTGACCACACTGTCCGGTGGTGAGCGGCAACGGCTCAAGCTGGCCACCCACATGGGCGACGCCGGCAATGTGCTGATCCTCGACGAGCCCACCACCGGCCTGCATCTGGCCGACGTCGACCAACTGCTTGCTCTGCTCGACCGATTGGTGGATGCGGGGCAGTCGGTGATCGTGATCGAACACCACCAGGCCGTCATGGCACACGCCGACTGGATCATCGATCTGGGCCCCGGCGCGGGCCACGACGGTGGCCAGGTGGTCTTCGAGGGCACCCCGGCCGATCTGGTCGCAGCTCGGGCCACGCTGACCGGGAAACACCTCGCGGATTACGTCGGTACCTGA
- a CDS encoding class I SAM-dependent methyltransferase, translating to MSSAETVSSPLSPRAERLFALAEQVTGFMPADEGRALYDTAIRYLDGGVGVEIGTYCGKSTVLLGAAAQETGAVVYTVDHHHGSEEHQPGWEYHDTSLVDPVTGLFDTLPTMRHTLDAAELDDHVVAVVGKSPVVARGWRMPLRLLFIDGGHTEEAAQRDFDGWARWVEVGGALIIHDVFPNPADGGQAPFHIYQRALDTGAFREVAVAGSMRVLQRISGDPGQLSGR from the coding sequence ATGAGCTCCGCCGAGACTGTGTCATCTCCGCTGTCGCCCCGCGCCGAGCGGCTTTTCGCGCTGGCCGAGCAGGTCACCGGTTTCATGCCGGCCGATGAGGGACGTGCCCTCTACGACACCGCGATCCGCTACCTCGATGGCGGGGTCGGTGTGGAGATCGGGACGTACTGCGGCAAGTCGACAGTGTTGCTCGGCGCGGCCGCGCAGGAGACCGGTGCGGTGGTGTACACCGTCGATCATCACCACGGTTCCGAAGAGCACCAGCCGGGCTGGGAATACCATGACACGTCGCTGGTCGATCCCGTCACCGGACTGTTCGACACGTTGCCGACCATGCGCCACACACTGGACGCCGCCGAGCTCGACGACCACGTCGTGGCGGTGGTCGGAAAGTCGCCCGTGGTGGCCCGCGGCTGGCGAATGCCGTTGCGGCTGTTGTTCATCGACGGCGGCCACACCGAGGAGGCCGCACAGCGGGATTTCGACGGCTGGGCCCGTTGGGTCGAGGTCGGCGGTGCGCTGATCATCCACGACGTGTTCCCGAACCCCGCTGACGGCGGCCAGGCTCCGTTCCACATCTACCAGCGGGCGCTCGACACGGGGGCGTTCCGCGAGGTGGCCGTGGCCGGTTCCATGCGGGTGCTGCAACGCATCTCAGGTGACCCAGGACAACTCAGCGGTCGCTGA
- a CDS encoding glycosyltransferase family 4 protein, translating to MRIALLSYRSKTHCGGQGVYVRHLSAGLAELGHQVEVFSGQPYPEILDPRIKLTEVPSLDLYREPDPFRVPRLGEMRDHIDALELLTMWTAGFPEPRTFTMRAARMLARRRDEFDVVHDNQSLGTGLLKIADLGLPVVATVHHPITRDRLVEVAAATWWRKPLVRRWYGFAEMQKRVARRIPELLTVSSSSAADIAEDFGVAPGQLHVVPLGVNTELFKPSARQVSGRIIAIASADVPLKGISHLLHAVARLRVERNLDVQLVSKLEPNGPTEKLIAELGISDIVHSSSGLSDAELAELLASAEVACIPSLYEGFSLPAVEAMASGTPIVASRAGALPEVVGNDGECARLVRPADVDELTAVLGQLLDSPLERRRLGAAGRQRAVDVFSWESVAAQTVSVYEMARERVGVRGKSADR from the coding sequence ATGCGTATCGCGTTGCTGTCCTATCGGAGCAAGACCCACTGCGGCGGTCAGGGCGTTTATGTCCGTCATCTCAGCGCCGGGCTGGCCGAATTGGGCCATCAGGTCGAGGTGTTCTCCGGGCAGCCCTATCCGGAGATCTTGGACCCCAGGATCAAGCTGACCGAGGTGCCCAGCCTCGACCTGTACCGCGAGCCCGACCCGTTCCGGGTGCCGCGACTCGGCGAGATGCGCGACCACATCGATGCGCTCGAACTGCTGACGATGTGGACCGCGGGTTTCCCGGAACCCCGCACGTTCACCATGAGGGCCGCGCGGATGCTGGCCCGACGCCGTGACGAGTTCGACGTCGTGCACGACAATCAGAGTCTGGGCACCGGGCTGCTGAAGATCGCCGATCTGGGGCTTCCGGTCGTCGCCACCGTGCACCACCCCATCACCCGGGACCGGCTGGTCGAGGTCGCCGCTGCCACGTGGTGGCGTAAACCGTTGGTGCGCAGGTGGTATGGCTTCGCCGAGATGCAGAAGCGGGTGGCCCGGCGGATACCGGAACTGCTGACGGTGTCGTCGTCCTCCGCGGCTGATATCGCCGAGGACTTCGGGGTGGCACCGGGACAGCTGCACGTGGTTCCGCTCGGCGTGAACACCGAGCTGTTCAAGCCCTCGGCACGGCAGGTCAGCGGCCGGATCATCGCGATCGCCAGCGCCGATGTGCCGCTCAAGGGCATCAGTCACCTGCTGCATGCGGTCGCCCGGCTGCGCGTGGAGCGCAACCTGGACGTCCAGCTGGTGTCCAAGCTGGAACCCAACGGCCCCACCGAGAAACTCATCGCCGAGCTCGGGATCTCCGACATCGTCCACAGCTCCAGCGGGCTCTCCGACGCAGAACTGGCCGAACTGCTGGCTTCCGCCGAGGTCGCCTGCATCCCTTCGCTCTACGAAGGGTTTTCGCTGCCCGCGGTGGAGGCGATGGCCAGCGGTACGCCCATCGTCGCGAGCCGAGCGGGTGCCCTGCCCGAGGTGGTCGGCAACGACGGTGAGTGCGCCCGGTTGGTCCGGCCCGCCGACGTCGACGAGCTCACCGCGGTGCTCGGCCAGCTACTCGATTCGCCGTTGGAGCGGCGCCGGCTCGGCGCGGCGGGCCGGCAACGGGCGGTCGACGTATTCAGTTGGGAATCAGTTGCTGCACAGACTGTTTCGGTGTATGAGATGGCGCGCGAGCGGGTTGGGGTAAGGGGGAAAAGTGCTGACCGTTGA
- a CDS encoding helix-turn-helix transcriptional regulator yields MDRDYAQPLDVEALARGVNMSAGHLSRQFKLAYGESPYSYLMTRRIERAMSLLRVGDLTVTEVCFAVGFSSLGTFSTRFTELVGIPPSTYRQQMADSAEGIPSCVAKQVTRPIRNREASTPNPQLA; encoded by the coding sequence ATGGACCGTGACTACGCCCAGCCCCTCGACGTGGAAGCGCTCGCACGTGGGGTGAACATGTCGGCGGGGCATCTGTCCCGACAGTTCAAGCTGGCCTACGGGGAGTCGCCGTACAGCTACCTGATGACCAGGCGTATCGAGCGCGCCATGTCGCTACTTCGGGTCGGCGATCTGACGGTGACGGAAGTGTGCTTCGCAGTCGGGTTCTCGTCGCTGGGCACATTCAGTACCCGCTTCACCGAACTCGTCGGCATCCCGCCAAGCACCTACCGCCAGCAGATGGCCGACTCGGCCGAGGGTATTCCGTCGTGCGTCGCCAAGCAGGTGACCAGACCGATCAGGAATCGAGAAGCGTCGACCCCCAACCCGCAATTAGCGTGA
- a CDS encoding PPOX class F420-dependent oxidoreductase yields the protein MARKYATADAVDRTALLDFVRPRHRMVLTTFRADGTLQSSPVTGGVDAQGRIIVSSYPQRAKSANIRRTPLASVTVLSDEFNGPYVQVDGDAEVIALPDAVEPLVDYYRSIAGEHPDWDEYRRAMVDQGKCLIRLTPRRWGPVATGGFPPE from the coding sequence ATGGCCCGAAAGTATGCGACGGCGGACGCCGTGGATCGCACTGCCCTGCTCGACTTCGTTCGCCCTCGACATCGCATGGTGCTCACGACATTCCGCGCCGACGGCACCCTGCAGAGCTCGCCCGTGACGGGTGGGGTGGATGCACAGGGCAGGATCATCGTCTCGAGTTATCCGCAGCGCGCCAAGTCGGCCAACATCCGCCGGACACCGCTTGCGAGCGTGACGGTGCTCTCCGATGAGTTCAACGGACCCTATGTTCAGGTCGACGGCGACGCCGAAGTCATCGCTCTGCCCGACGCCGTCGAACCGCTCGTCGACTACTACCGCTCGATCGCCGGTGAACATCCGGACTGGGACGAGTACCGGCGAGCGATGGTCGACCAGGGCAAGTGCCTCATCCGGCTGACGCCGCGACGGTGGGGCCCCGTGGCCACGGGCGGGTTCCCTCCGGAGTGA